The sequence below is a genomic window from Chthoniobacterales bacterium.
CTCGTGCTCCGCTTTGCCGGCGAAGTCACCGGGCGCCACTTCGATCTCATCGCATCGGAGATGCGCGACGGCGACCAGCCACTCGTCCTCGCGCCAGCCACCGCCTTCGGCGCCCGCCTCGCCCGCGAGAAATTCGGATTCCCGTTGATCAGCGTCCATCTGCAGCCCTGTATTTTCCTCAGCGTGGGCGACACGCCTCTCGTCGGCCGGGGTCTCGACTGGATCCGAAAACTCCCATCGGGACTCAAGCGCGCGGTCTTCGCGCTCATCCGAGCCCGCATCGGCCGGGAAGTGAATCCCGGCGTGCGCCGCGCCTGCAAGGTCGTCGGCATCCCGGCCCCGCGAAACGCCTTCACCGAGTGGTGGCAATCCCCCGACGGCGGCCTCTGCCTCTGGCCCGAATGGTTCGGCCCGCCGCAGCCCGAGTGGGGTCCACAGGTCGTCAACGCCGGCTTCCCGCTCTACGATCTCGCGGACCAGATCGCTCTGCCGCCCGCGCTCGAGGCCTTCCTCACAGCCGGCCCGCCGCCCCTTCTCTTCACCCCCGGCACCGCCATGTCGCAGGGCACGCAATTCTTCGAGACCGCTTTGGCAGCATGCCGGCGCGGTGGCCATCGCGCCATCTTCGCGACGAAATTTCCCGACAGGCTTCCCGCGAACCTTCCCTCGGAAATCTTTCACGCCGCCTACGTGCCATTCAGCACGCTCCTGCCGCGCTGCGCGGCCATCGTCCACCACGGCGGCATCGGCACCACCTCGCAGGCCCTTGCCGCCGGCATTCCGCAGCTCATCCGTCCGTTCTCACACGATCAGCCGGACAACGCCTCCCGCGTGCAGCGGCTCGGCGTCGGCGAAGCCATCCGACCCGACGACTTTACCGAGGCCCATCTCACCCGCACCCTGGGCGCCCTCCTGACCAACGAGCCGCTGAAATCCCGCGCCGCCGCCCTCGCCACTCGCCTCCGCGCGGAATCCGCCGCCGATCGCGTCTTCACCGCCCTCGCCTCGCATCTTCATGCCGCCTGAAGATTTTCCCATCGCCGATTACCTCGCTCGCATCGGCTACGCAGGCCCGCTCGAGCCCGCGCCGTCTACTCTCTCCGCGCTCCACCGCCACCAGATCCTCGCGATCCCCTTCGAGAATCTCGATCCACTCGGCGGACGGCCCGTATCCCTCGAGCCGTCCGCCCTCGTTGAGAAACTCATCCGGCAGCGACGCGGCGGCCATTGCTTCGAGCTGAACGGTCTCTTCCTGCTCGCCCTCACCGCGCTCGACTTTCGCACCCGTCCGCTCTGCGCGCGCGTCCTCATCTCGCCGGGGCACTACGGCCCACGCACGCACCAGATCACGCTCGTGGAATTTCCGGACGGTCCGTGGCTGGCGGATGTCGGCTTCGGCGGCAACGGCCTCATCGAGGCGATTCCGTTCGTCGCCGACCGCGAGTTCGATCACGGCCACGACCGCTTCCGCCTCGTCG
It includes:
- a CDS encoding glycosyltransferase codes for the protein MPRRVLLLPIGSSGDVNPFLWLGRLLRARGHEVTVVANPVFADAIRALGLRHIPFGDETEFRSLLDHPDVWHPLKGPPLVLRFAGEVTGRHFDLIASEMRDGDQPLVLAPATAFGARLAREKFGFPLISVHLQPCIFLSVGDTPLVGRGLDWIRKLPSGLKRAVFALIRARIGREVNPGVRRACKVVGIPAPRNAFTEWWQSPDGGLCLWPEWFGPPQPEWGPQVVNAGFPLYDLADQIALPPALEAFLTAGPPPLLFTPGTAMSQGTQFFETALAACRRGGHRAIFATKFPDRLPANLPSEIFHAAYVPFSTLLPRCAAIVHHGGIGTTSQALAAGIPQLIRPFSHDQPDNASRVQRLGVGEAIRPDDFTEAHLTRTLGALLTNEPLKSRAAALATRLRAESAADRVFTALASHLHAA
- a CDS encoding arylamine N-acetyltransferase, translated to MPPEDFPIADYLARIGYAGPLEPAPSTLSALHRHQILAIPFENLDPLGGRPVSLEPSALVEKLIRQRRGGHCFELNGLFLLALTALDFRTRPLCARVLISPGHYGPRTHQITLVEFPDGPWLADVGFGGNGLIEAIPFVADREFDHGHDRFRLVADAAYGHRLEHRLPNGWRTSYAFSLDPFLPADYRALNFFICRSPDSFFTRLPLCVRTTETERHIILANQYKIRP